In Mercenaria mercenaria strain notata chromosome 13, MADL_Memer_1, whole genome shotgun sequence, a single window of DNA contains:
- the LOC123529470 gene encoding neurogenic locus notch homolog protein 3-like isoform X2, with translation MDCQNHTCHHGAPHCEVHDPNGEHGHCNCHVPHKRAQETCKTDMDCQDHTCHHGAPHCEVHDPNGEHGHCNCHVPHKRAGEECKVDSDCAGITCHHGAPHCEIHDPNGEHGHCNCHVPHKRAGEECKVDSDCAGITCHHGAPHCEIHDPNGEHGHCNCHVPHKRAGEECKVDSDCAGITCHHGAPHCEIHDPNGEHGHCNCHVPHKRAGEECKVDSDCAGITCHHGAPHCEIHDPNGEHGHCNCHVPHKRAGEECKVDSDCAGITCHHGAPHCEVHDPNVEHGHCNCHVPHKRAQETCKIDMDCQNHTCHHGAPHCEVHDPKNEHGHCNCHVPHKRAGEECKVDSDCASITCHHGAPHCEVHDPNGEHGHCNCHVPHKRAGEGCKVDSDCSGIICHHGAPHCEVHDPNVEHGHCNCHVPHN, from the exons ATGGACTGCCAAAATCATACATGTCATCATGGAGCACCTCACTGTGAAGTCCATGACCCGAATGGTGAACATGGCCACTGCAACTGCCATGTACCGCACA aaaggGCCCAGGAAACATGTAAGACAGATATGGACTGCCAAGATCATACCTGTCATCACGGAGCACCTCATTGTGAAGTCCATGATCCGAATGGTGAACATGGCCACTGCAACTGCCATGTACCGCATA aaagggcCGGTGAAGAATGCAAGGTAGACAGCGATTGCGCTGGTATTACATGTCATCACGGAGCACCTCACTGTGAAATCCATGACCCAAACGGTGAACATGGTCACTGCAACTGCCATGTACCGCATA AAAGGGCCGGTGAAGAATGCAAGGTAGACAGCGATTGCGCTGGTATTACATGTCATCATGGAGCACCTCACTGTGAAATCCATGACCCAAACGGTGAACACGGACACTGTAACTGCCATGTCCCACATA AAAGGGCTGGTGAAGAATGCAAGGTAGACAGCGATTGCGCTGGTATTACATGTCATCACGGAGCACCTCACTGTGAAATCCATGACCCGAACGGTGAACATGGACACTGTAACTGCCATGTACCACATA AAAGAGCCGGTGAAGAATGCAAGGTAGACAGCGATTGCGCTGGTATTACATGTCATCATGGAGCACCTCACTGTGAAATCCATGACCCGAACGGTGAACACGGACACTGTAACTGCCATGTTCCACATA AAAGAGCTGGTGAAGAATGTAAAGTAGATAGCGATTGCGCTGGTATTACATGTCATCACGGAGCACCTCACTGCGAAGTCCATGACCCTAACGTTGAACACGGTCACTGTAACTGCCATGTCCCACATA AAAGGGCTCAAGAAACGTGTAAGATAGATATGGACTGCCAAAATCATACATGCCATCACGGAGCACCTCATTGTGAAGTCCATGATCCGAAAAATGAACATGGTCACTGCAACTGCCATGTACCGCATA aaagGGCCGGTGAAGAATGCAAGGTAGACAGTGATTGCGCTAGTATTACATGTCATCACGGAGCACCTCACTGTGAAGTCCATGACCCGAACGGTGAACACGGACACTGTAACTGTCATGTCCCACATA AAAGAGCTGGTGAAGGATGCAAGGTAGACAGCGATTGCTCTGGTATTATATGTCATCACGGAGCACCTCACTGCGAAGTGCATGACCCGAACGTTGAACACGGACACTGTAACTGCCATGTCCCACATA ATTAA
- the LOC123529470 gene encoding neurogenic locus notch homolog protein 3-like isoform X1: MDCQNHTCHHGAPHCEVHDPNGEHGHCNCHVPHKRAQETCKTDMDCQDHTCHHGAPHCEVHDPNGEHGHCNCHVPHKRAGEECKVDSDCAGITCHHGAPHCEIHDPNGEHGHCNCHVPHKRAGEECKVDSDCAGITCHHGAPHCEIHDPNGEHGHCNCHVPHKRAGEECKVDSDCAGITCHHGAPHCEIHDPNGEHGHCNCHVPHKRAGEECKVDSDCAGITCHHGAPHCEIHDPNGEHGHCNCHVPHKRAGEECKVDSDCAGITCHHGAPHCEVHDPNVEHGHCNCHVPHKRAQETCKIDMDCQNHTCHHGAPHCEVHDPKNEHGHCNCHVPHKRAGEECKVDSDCASITCHHGAPHCEVHDPNGEHGHCNCHVPHKRAGEGCKVDSDCSGIICHHGAPHCEVHDPNVEHGHCNCHVPHSKDDGVSVFFG; encoded by the exons ATGGACTGCCAAAATCATACATGTCATCATGGAGCACCTCACTGTGAAGTCCATGACCCGAATGGTGAACATGGCCACTGCAACTGCCATGTACCGCACA aaaggGCCCAGGAAACATGTAAGACAGATATGGACTGCCAAGATCATACCTGTCATCACGGAGCACCTCATTGTGAAGTCCATGATCCGAATGGTGAACATGGCCACTGCAACTGCCATGTACCGCATA aaagggcCGGTGAAGAATGCAAGGTAGACAGCGATTGCGCTGGTATTACATGTCATCACGGAGCACCTCACTGTGAAATCCATGACCCAAACGGTGAACATGGTCACTGCAACTGCCATGTACCGCATA AAAGGGCCGGTGAAGAATGCAAGGTAGACAGCGATTGCGCTGGTATTACATGTCATCATGGAGCACCTCACTGTGAAATCCATGACCCAAACGGTGAACACGGACACTGTAACTGCCATGTCCCACATA AAAGGGCTGGTGAAGAATGCAAGGTAGACAGCGATTGCGCTGGTATTACATGTCATCACGGAGCACCTCACTGTGAAATCCATGACCCGAACGGTGAACATGGACACTGTAACTGCCATGTACCACATA AAAGAGCCGGTGAAGAATGCAAGGTAGACAGCGATTGCGCTGGTATTACATGTCATCATGGAGCACCTCACTGTGAAATCCATGACCCGAACGGTGAACACGGACACTGTAACTGCCATGTTCCACATA AAAGAGCTGGTGAAGAATGTAAAGTAGATAGCGATTGCGCTGGTATTACATGTCATCACGGAGCACCTCACTGCGAAGTCCATGACCCTAACGTTGAACACGGTCACTGTAACTGCCATGTCCCACATA AAAGGGCTCAAGAAACGTGTAAGATAGATATGGACTGCCAAAATCATACATGCCATCACGGAGCACCTCATTGTGAAGTCCATGATCCGAAAAATGAACATGGTCACTGCAACTGCCATGTACCGCATA aaagGGCCGGTGAAGAATGCAAGGTAGACAGTGATTGCGCTAGTATTACATGTCATCACGGAGCACCTCACTGTGAAGTCCATGACCCGAACGGTGAACACGGACACTGTAACTGTCATGTCCCACATA AAAGAGCTGGTGAAGGATGCAAGGTAGACAGCGATTGCTCTGGTATTATATGTCATCACGGAGCACCTCACTGCGAAGTGCATGACCCGAACGTTGAACACGGACACTGTAACTGCCATGTCCCACATAGTAAGGATGATGGTGTTTCTGTTTTCTTTGGATAG